One part of the Tachysurus fulvidraco isolate hzauxx_2018 chromosome 23, HZAU_PFXX_2.0, whole genome shotgun sequence genome encodes these proteins:
- the trpc4apb gene encoding transient receptor potential cation channel, subfamily C, member 4 associated protein b: MAANGQQSSRTQTRRRNRSKNILHKIKYGQITGLGMNHGTQIPAGLLEERDKKARWQGIPLLLRKLHNSSHINSDLSKSHNVVKELSSLLSMEAMSFVTEDRKTPQESVSPNTYTFDLFGGVDLFVEILMRPTLSIQGNVPIMGDDLIKDCLSVLYNCCICTEGVTKSLAARDDFVMFLFTLMSNKKTFLQTATLIEDIMGVRKEVIRLEDIPNLAGLVQSFNQQQLANFCRILSVTISEPDAGMDDKHTLLARNAQQKITASPSRAESNQVALLNIPGFIERLCKLATRKVSEASGTAALLQELEDWHSWLDNALVLDALMQMAIEEAEQSSTESSDEGSLSSSPLRHTLPQSMKIVHEIMYKVEVLYVLCVLLMGRQRNQVHRMLAEFRLIPGLNNLFDKLIWRRHPSSHVLHRQNQNCDCSPEISFKIQFLRLLQSFSDHHENKYLLLNGQELNELSAISLKANIPEVEALVNTDRNLACDGKKGLLTRLISVMKKEPVDSSFRFWQARAVESFLRGATSYADQMFLLKRGLLEHILFCIIDSGCKSRDVLQSYFDLLGELMKFNIDAFKRFNKYVNTEEKFETFLNQINSSLVDSNMLVRCIVLSLDRFEGQTEDMKVIEVLSECRLLSYMAQVENRLSFLFRLINIINVQTLTQENVSCLNTSLVVLMLARWRGKLPFYLRALKEKEYVEKYPGCLLNNFHHLLRFWQHHYLNKDKDSTCLENSSCIPFTYWKETVTVLLSSDRSSLCAIATYIDEAYRDLDRDFLEM; the protein is encoded by the exons ATGGCGGCTAACGGGCAGCAGTCGTCTCGAACTCAAACAAGACGGAGAAATCGGAGCAAAAACATATTGCACAAGATCAAATATGGACAGATAACAGGCTTGGGGATGAACCATGGCACACAG ATCCCAGCGGGTCTTCTTGAGGAGAGAGATAAGAAAGCTCGATGGCAGGGAATCCCACTACTGCTGAGGAAACTTCACAACAGCAGCCACATAAACAGCGATCTTTCCAAGAGCCACAATGTGGTTAAG GAGCTGTCGTCACTGCTGTCCATGGAGGCGATGTCCTTTGtgacagaagacagaaagacaccGCAGGAGTCTGTGTCACCGAACACCTACACCTTCGACCTTTTCGGAGGAGTCGAC tTGTTTGTAGAGATTTTGATGAGGCCCACTCTCTCAATACAGGGGAATGTTCCCATTA TGGGTGATGATCTCATTAAGGACTGTTTAAGTGTTCTTTACAATTGCTGTATATGT ACAGAGGGTGTTACCAAAAGTCTTGCTGCAAGGGACGactttgtcatgtttctttTCACTCTAATGTCAAATAAAAAGACTTTCCTGCAGACTGCCACACTTATAGAAGATATAATGGGAGTCAGGAAG GAGGTGATCCGACTGGAGGATATTCCCAACTTGGCCGGTCTGGTGCAGAGCTTCAACCAACAGCAGCTGGCTAACTTCTGCCGTATCCTGTCTGTCACCATTTCGGAGCCAGATGCAGGCATGGATGATAAACACACCCTTTTGGCCCGCAATGCTCAGCAGAAGATAACCGCATCTCCCTCACGTGCAGAGAGCAACCAAG TTGCACTACTAAATATCCCGGGCTTCATCGAGCGACTCTGTAAGCTGGCTACACGGAAAGTGTCAGAAGCTTCAGGCACGGCTGCACTACTGCAGGAGCTGGAGGACTGGCACAGCTGGCTGGACAACGCTCTGGTGTTGGATGCTCTCATGCAGATGGCCATCGAGGAGGCTGAGCAGAGCAGCACAG AGTCATCTGACGAAGGCTCGCTTTCATCAAGTCCTCTTAGGCACACGTTGCCTCAGTCTATGAAGATCGTGCATGAGATCATGTACAAAGTGGAGGTTCTCTACGTTCTGTGCGTACTGCTCATGGGACGACAGAGAAATCAG GTTCATAGGATGCTAGCAGAGTTCCGGCTGATTCCTGGCCTGAACAATTTGTTTGACAAGCTGATCTGGAGGAGACATCCATCTAGTCACGTCTTACACAGACAGAACCAGAATTGTGACTGCAGTCCA GAAATCTCCTTTAAgatccagttccttagactgcTCCAGAGCTTCAGTGACCATCATGA GAACAAGTATCTTCTCCTGAATGGGCAGGAGCTGAATGAGCTCAGCGCCATCTCTCTGAAAGCTAATATtcctgaagtggaggctttggTCAATACAGACAG GAATCTAGCGTGTGATGGGAAGAAGGGCCTGCTCACACGACTGATTTCAGTCATGAAGAAAGAGCCAGTCGATTCATCATTCCG GTTCTGGCAGGCTAGAGCAGTAGAGAGTTTTCTAAGAGGAGCCACATCATATGCAGACCAGATGTTTCTGCTGAAAAGGGGGTTGTTGGAG CACATCCTATTCTGCATCATTGACAGTGGCTGTAAATCACGTGATGTCCTTCAGAGCTATTTCGATCTGCTTGGTGAACTCATGAAGTTCAACATTGATGCCTTCAAAAGATTTAACAAATATGTGAACACAGAAGAAAAG TTTGAGACGTTTCTGAACCAGATCAACAGCTCACTCGTGGACTCCAACATGCTGGTACGCTGCATTGTTCTGTCCCTGGACCGCTTCGAAGGGCAGACAGAGGACATGAAAG TGATCGAGGTGCTGTCCGAGTGCCGCCTGTTGTCCTACATGGCTCAAGTGGAGAATAGACTCTCTTTCCTCTTTAGGCTGATCAACATCATTAATGTGCAGACTCTAACTCAG GAGAATGTGAGCTGCCTGAACACGAGTTTGGTAGTGCTGATGCTGGCACGGTGGCGGGGCAAGCTGCCGTTCTACTTAAGAGCTCTTAAGGAGAAGGAGTATGTTGAGAAATACCCCGGCTGCTTGCTCAACAACTTCCACCACCTGCTGCGCTTCTGGCAACATCACTACCTCAACAAAGACAAGGACAGCACCTGTCTGGAGAAT AGTTCCTGTATTCCTTTCACATACTGGAAGGAGACCGTGACGGTGTTGCTGAGTTCAGATCGGAGCTCCCTCTGTGCCATAGCCACTTACATAGACGAGGCCTACAGGGACCTGGATAGAGACTTTCTGGAGATGTGA